Proteins encoded together in one Drosophila albomicans strain 15112-1751.03 chromosome 2R, ASM965048v2, whole genome shotgun sequence window:
- the LOC117574131 gene encoding transmembrane protein 245 isoform X1, translating to MNRSDTIPIRRDRSFDSVLNRLLRMRSQNHESFRAAMYNFLIAAGVAAFVAVCFILGPFVRPLLWAFLMGAVLFPFKRKLAELLNNWFQRLEERDSNVLVSICLAPLEATEHCGRMLINWLCQHWQLLLSGCGVAICIKLLVLYAPKGFLLALWHWLTFSHGLFVRIIGFLNLYLLLVLIVIYLTSVHFFWTPEKSAHFVIAGQSMWVAIAGFLCSFLGALQVPVFLLVMAYVVVSTIYHLQTSDEMDSSTLLERVNKLFDKQDFEKSLSNISICRRAGGEATLQSDVEDISLSDTIDSTDTFEAAKPAGEEETHQSDTYFKLLFYACLGTFLYRNIWMFILAAVPVFLHLLYTVGSYTGITQFVCSKISEGYQGLRSWALEHHSAVLPLCLPGVLELNYKINCIVRDSLKSSVESVTSILMIILMLLIIIFLSVFFCVNIYSETIEVAYLGKDLINKTITDRPELIDILPANIQASIDDALDNAHHYGRRKIETYIDDWLADADKVHATKLKEQILDVWDRLIQYWIDFNKAGTSYGPRVPTDALKSTFGEIVDNPGHFKELVLVAKQGIIGWAQSNTQTILEVAESLWHIIRTNISVIMGVAGEILSLLLSGGQACIEFILDMIVFFTALFYLLSSSQEKYAPLQITKYMGYSTSGIKVADALENSITVVLISMFKCATFTGLFTWLVHTVFGARIVFLPSALAAMLAAAPFLGSYWCAVPAFLELWLAQDRFYAGVLLFLLQFFVPSSFETAIYADLKGGGHPYLNGLAIAGGMYWIGWQGAIFGPLMLCFFIGLFEVATLAMRNNQEPRRSSDEETRTTRQTEVISEDINEKEIHKSVVDAPLKRDEEKSVGKPVVLKIITHFLHPSEATKTS from the exons ATGAACCGTTCAGATACGATACCCATACGACGAGATCGCTCCTTTGACAGCGTTCTCAATCGTTTGCTGCGAATGCGTTCCCAGAATCATGAGAGTTTTCGAGCTGCCATGTACAACTTTCTGATCGCAGCAGGCGTCGCTGCATTCGTGGCCGTTTGCTTCATCCTAGGCCCATTTGTGCGTCCGTTGCTTTGGGCCTTCTTGATGGGCGCAGTGCTGTTTCCCTTTAAGCGTAAGTTGGCAGAGCTGCTAAACAATTGGTTCCAGCGTTTAGAAGAACGTGACTCGAATGTCTTGGTCTCAATTTGTCTGGCGCCGCTGGAGGCCACAGAGCATTGTGGTCGCATGTTGATCAATTGGCTGTGCCAGCACTGGCAACTTTTGCTTTCCGGCTGCGGCGTTGCTATATGCATTAAACTGCTGGTGCTGTACGCACCTAAGGGTTTTCTGCTGGCTCTCTGGCATTGGTTGACCTTCTCCCATGGTCTGTTCGTGCGCATCATTGGCTTCCTCAATCTATATTTG CTGCTTGTCTTAATTGTCATCTACTTGACATCGGTGCATTTCTTTTGGACGCCCGAGAAGAGCGCACATTTCGTCATCGCTGGCCAGTCCATGTGGGTGGCCATTGCTGGCTTTCTGTGCAGCTTCCTTGGCGCCTTGCAAGTGCCCGTCTTTCTTCTGGTCATGGCCTATGTTGTGGTCTCTACAATTTATCATCTGCAGACGAGCGATGAAATGGATTCGAGTACGTTGCTGGAACGCGTAAACAAGCTGTTCGACAAGCAGGACTTTGAGAAATCACTGAGCAACATTAGCATCTGTCGGCGAGCTGGTGGCGAGGCCACTTTGCAGTCGGATGTGGAAGACATTTCGCTGAGCGATACCATCGATTCCACAGACACTTTCGAAGCGGCCAAGCCAGCGGGCGAGGAAGAAACTCATCAGAGTGATACGTACTTTAAGCTATTGTTTTATGCTTGCCTTGGCACGTTTTTGTACCGAAACATTTGGATGTTTATATTGGCGGCAGTGCCGGTCTTTCTGCATCTGCTCTACACCGTGGGCAGCTACACGGGCATCACGCAGTTTGTGTGCAGCAAGATTAGCGAGGGATATCAAGGACTTAGA TCTTGGGCCTTGGAGCATCATTCGGCGGTGCTGCCTTTGTGTTTGCCTGGCGTGCTGGAGTTGAACTATAAGATCAATTGCATTGTGCGCGATTCGCTGAAGTCATCGGTAGAGTCGGTCACATCCATACTCATGATCATACTCATGTTGCTCATCATCATATTCCTGAGTGTTTTCTTTTGCGTCAACATCTATTCAGAGACCATTGAGGTGGCATATTTGGGCAAAGATCTAATTAACAAGACAATCACAGATCGTCCTGAGCTAATTGATATTCTGCCCGCCAATATACAAGCGTCCATCGATGATGCGCTCGACAATGCGCACCATTATGGACGACGTAAGATCGAGACCTATATCGATGATTGGCTAGCGGATGCGGACAAAGTGCATGCCACCAAGCTCAAGGAGCAAATCCTTGATGTCTGGGATCGTCTCATACAATACTGGATTGATTTTAATAAGGCAGGCACCTCGTATGGTCCTCGCGTACCCACGGACGCCTTGAAGAGCACCTTTGGCGAGATTGTCGATAATCCAG GACATTTTAAAGAGCTAGTTTTAGTGGCAAAACAGGGCATCATTGGCTGGGCTCAGAGCAATACGCAAACCATTCTGGAGGTCGCTGAATCTCTTTGGCACATCATACGTACGAATATCTCGGTGATCATGGGCGTCGCTGGCGAGATTCTCTCGCTGCTTCTGTCGGGCGGACAGGCGTGCATTGAATTCATACTGGACATG ATTGTTTTCTTTACTGCACTGTTCTATCTGCTGTCTAGCAGCCAGGAGAAATATGCTCCGCTGCAGATCACCAAATATATGGGCTACTCGACCTCGGGCATTAAGGTCGCCGATGCGCTGGAGAACTCCATTACCGTCGTGCTCATCTCCATGTTCAAATGCGCCACTTTTACGGGTCTCTTTACTTGGCTGGTGCACACGGTCTTTGGAGCACGCATTGTCTTTCTGCCCTCCGCTTTGGCTGCGATGCTGGCAGCTGCTCCTTTCTTGGGCAGCTACTGGTGTGCGGTGCCAGCGTTTCTGGAGCTGTGGCTGGCCCAGGATCGCTTCTATGCGGGCGTACTCCTGTTTCTACTCCAATTCTTTGTGCCATCCTCTTTTGAGACAGCCATCTATGCGGATCTGAAAGG TGGCGGTCATCCATATCTTAATGGTCTGGCCATTGCCGGTGGCATGTATTGGATTGGCTGGCAAGGTGCCATCTTTGGGCCACTCATGCTGTGCTTCTTCATTGGCCTCTTCGAGGTAGCCACTTTGGCGATGCGCAACAATCAGGAGCCCAG GCGCAGTTCGGACGAGGAGACGCGCACCAC ACGACAAACCGAAGTGATAAGCGAAGATATAAACGAAAAAGAAATCCACAAAAGTGTTGTTGACGCTCCGCTGAAACGAGACGAGGAAAAGAGCGTTGGAAAACCTGTTGTACTGAAAATCATAACCCACTTCTTGCATCCCTCGGAGGCAACAAAAACCagttga
- the LOC117574131 gene encoding transmembrane protein 245 isoform X3: MNRSDTIPIRRDRSFDSVLNRLLRMRSQNHESFRAAMYNFLIAAGVAAFVAVCFILGPFVRPLLWAFLMGAVLFPFKRKLAELLNNWFQRLEERDSNVLVSICLAPLEATEHCGRMLINWLCQHWQLLLSGCGVAICIKLLVLYAPKGFLLALWHWLTFSHGLFVRIIGFLNLYLLLVLIVIYLTSVHFFWTPEKSAHFVIAGQSMWVAIAGFLCSFLGALQVPVFLLVMAYVVVSTIYHLQTSDEMDSSTLLERVNKLFDKQDFEKSLSNISICRRAGGEATLQSDVEDISLSDTIDSTDTFEAAKPAGEEETHQSDTYFKLLFYACLGTFLYRNIWMFILAAVPVFLHLLYTVGSYTGITQFVCSKISEGYQGLRSWALEHHSAVLPLCLPGVLELNYKINCIVRDSLKSSVESVTSILMIILMLLIIIFLSVFFCVNIYSETIEVAYLGKDLINKTITDRPELIDILPANIQASIDDALDNAHHYGRRKIETYIDDWLADADKVHATKLKEQILDVWDRLIQYWIDFNKAGTSYGPRVPTDALKSTFGEIVDNPVAKQGIIGWAQSNTQTILEVAESLWHIIRTNISVIMGVAGEILSLLLSGGQACIEFILDMIVFFTALFYLLSSSQEKYAPLQITKYMGYSTSGIKVADALENSITVVLISMFKCATFTGLFTWLVHTVFGARIVFLPSALAAMLAAAPFLGSYWCAVPAFLELWLAQDRFYAGVLLFLLQFFVPSSFETAIYADLKGGGHPYLNGLAIAGGMYWIGWQGAIFGPLMLCFFIGLFEVATLAMRNNQEPRRSSDEETRTTRQTEVISEDINEKEIHKSVVDAPLKRDEEKSVGKPVVLKIITHFLHPSEATKTS; this comes from the exons ATGAACCGTTCAGATACGATACCCATACGACGAGATCGCTCCTTTGACAGCGTTCTCAATCGTTTGCTGCGAATGCGTTCCCAGAATCATGAGAGTTTTCGAGCTGCCATGTACAACTTTCTGATCGCAGCAGGCGTCGCTGCATTCGTGGCCGTTTGCTTCATCCTAGGCCCATTTGTGCGTCCGTTGCTTTGGGCCTTCTTGATGGGCGCAGTGCTGTTTCCCTTTAAGCGTAAGTTGGCAGAGCTGCTAAACAATTGGTTCCAGCGTTTAGAAGAACGTGACTCGAATGTCTTGGTCTCAATTTGTCTGGCGCCGCTGGAGGCCACAGAGCATTGTGGTCGCATGTTGATCAATTGGCTGTGCCAGCACTGGCAACTTTTGCTTTCCGGCTGCGGCGTTGCTATATGCATTAAACTGCTGGTGCTGTACGCACCTAAGGGTTTTCTGCTGGCTCTCTGGCATTGGTTGACCTTCTCCCATGGTCTGTTCGTGCGCATCATTGGCTTCCTCAATCTATATTTG CTGCTTGTCTTAATTGTCATCTACTTGACATCGGTGCATTTCTTTTGGACGCCCGAGAAGAGCGCACATTTCGTCATCGCTGGCCAGTCCATGTGGGTGGCCATTGCTGGCTTTCTGTGCAGCTTCCTTGGCGCCTTGCAAGTGCCCGTCTTTCTTCTGGTCATGGCCTATGTTGTGGTCTCTACAATTTATCATCTGCAGACGAGCGATGAAATGGATTCGAGTACGTTGCTGGAACGCGTAAACAAGCTGTTCGACAAGCAGGACTTTGAGAAATCACTGAGCAACATTAGCATCTGTCGGCGAGCTGGTGGCGAGGCCACTTTGCAGTCGGATGTGGAAGACATTTCGCTGAGCGATACCATCGATTCCACAGACACTTTCGAAGCGGCCAAGCCAGCGGGCGAGGAAGAAACTCATCAGAGTGATACGTACTTTAAGCTATTGTTTTATGCTTGCCTTGGCACGTTTTTGTACCGAAACATTTGGATGTTTATATTGGCGGCAGTGCCGGTCTTTCTGCATCTGCTCTACACCGTGGGCAGCTACACGGGCATCACGCAGTTTGTGTGCAGCAAGATTAGCGAGGGATATCAAGGACTTAGA TCTTGGGCCTTGGAGCATCATTCGGCGGTGCTGCCTTTGTGTTTGCCTGGCGTGCTGGAGTTGAACTATAAGATCAATTGCATTGTGCGCGATTCGCTGAAGTCATCGGTAGAGTCGGTCACATCCATACTCATGATCATACTCATGTTGCTCATCATCATATTCCTGAGTGTTTTCTTTTGCGTCAACATCTATTCAGAGACCATTGAGGTGGCATATTTGGGCAAAGATCTAATTAACAAGACAATCACAGATCGTCCTGAGCTAATTGATATTCTGCCCGCCAATATACAAGCGTCCATCGATGATGCGCTCGACAATGCGCACCATTATGGACGACGTAAGATCGAGACCTATATCGATGATTGGCTAGCGGATGCGGACAAAGTGCATGCCACCAAGCTCAAGGAGCAAATCCTTGATGTCTGGGATCGTCTCATACAATACTGGATTGATTTTAATAAGGCAGGCACCTCGTATGGTCCTCGCGTACCCACGGACGCCTTGAAGAGCACCTTTGGCGAGATTGTCGATAATCCAG TGGCAAAACAGGGCATCATTGGCTGGGCTCAGAGCAATACGCAAACCATTCTGGAGGTCGCTGAATCTCTTTGGCACATCATACGTACGAATATCTCGGTGATCATGGGCGTCGCTGGCGAGATTCTCTCGCTGCTTCTGTCGGGCGGACAGGCGTGCATTGAATTCATACTGGACATG ATTGTTTTCTTTACTGCACTGTTCTATCTGCTGTCTAGCAGCCAGGAGAAATATGCTCCGCTGCAGATCACCAAATATATGGGCTACTCGACCTCGGGCATTAAGGTCGCCGATGCGCTGGAGAACTCCATTACCGTCGTGCTCATCTCCATGTTCAAATGCGCCACTTTTACGGGTCTCTTTACTTGGCTGGTGCACACGGTCTTTGGAGCACGCATTGTCTTTCTGCCCTCCGCTTTGGCTGCGATGCTGGCAGCTGCTCCTTTCTTGGGCAGCTACTGGTGTGCGGTGCCAGCGTTTCTGGAGCTGTGGCTGGCCCAGGATCGCTTCTATGCGGGCGTACTCCTGTTTCTACTCCAATTCTTTGTGCCATCCTCTTTTGAGACAGCCATCTATGCGGATCTGAAAGG TGGCGGTCATCCATATCTTAATGGTCTGGCCATTGCCGGTGGCATGTATTGGATTGGCTGGCAAGGTGCCATCTTTGGGCCACTCATGCTGTGCTTCTTCATTGGCCTCTTCGAGGTAGCCACTTTGGCGATGCGCAACAATCAGGAGCCCAG GCGCAGTTCGGACGAGGAGACGCGCACCAC ACGACAAACCGAAGTGATAAGCGAAGATATAAACGAAAAAGAAATCCACAAAAGTGTTGTTGACGCTCCGCTGAAACGAGACGAGGAAAAGAGCGTTGGAAAACCTGTTGTACTGAAAATCATAACCCACTTCTTGCATCCCTCGGAGGCAACAAAAACCagttga
- the LOC117574131 gene encoding transmembrane protein 245 isoform X2, translated as MNRSDTIPIRRDRSFDSVLNRLLRMRSQNHESFRAAMYNFLIAAGVAAFVAVCFILGPFVRPLLWAFLMGAVLFPFKRKLAELLNNWFQRLEERDSNVLVSICLAPLEATEHCGRMLINWLCQHWQLLLSGCGVAICIKLLVLYAPKGFLLALWHWLTFSHGLFVRIIGFLNLYLLLVLIVIYLTSVHFFWTPEKSAHFVIAGQSMWVAIAGFLCSFLGALQVPVFLLVMAYVVVSTIYHLQTSDEMDSSTLLERVNKLFDKQDFEKSLSNISICRRAGGEATLQSDVEDISLSDTIDSTDTFEAAKPAGEEETHQSDTYFKLLFYACLGTFLYRNIWMFILAAVPVFLHLLYTVGSYTGITQFVCSKISEGYQGLRSWALEHHSAVLPLCLPGVLELNYKINCIVRDSLKSSVESVTSILMIILMLLIIIFLSVFFCVNIYSETIEVAYLGKDLINKTITDRPELIDILPANIQASIDDALDNAHHYGRRKIETYIDDWLADADKVHATKLKEQILDVWDRLIQYWIDFNKAGTSYGPRVPTDALKSTFGEIVDNPELVLVAKQGIIGWAQSNTQTILEVAESLWHIIRTNISVIMGVAGEILSLLLSGGQACIEFILDMIVFFTALFYLLSSSQEKYAPLQITKYMGYSTSGIKVADALENSITVVLISMFKCATFTGLFTWLVHTVFGARIVFLPSALAAMLAAAPFLGSYWCAVPAFLELWLAQDRFYAGVLLFLLQFFVPSSFETAIYADLKGGGHPYLNGLAIAGGMYWIGWQGAIFGPLMLCFFIGLFEVATLAMRNNQEPRRSSDEETRTTRQTEVISEDINEKEIHKSVVDAPLKRDEEKSVGKPVVLKIITHFLHPSEATKTS; from the exons ATGAACCGTTCAGATACGATACCCATACGACGAGATCGCTCCTTTGACAGCGTTCTCAATCGTTTGCTGCGAATGCGTTCCCAGAATCATGAGAGTTTTCGAGCTGCCATGTACAACTTTCTGATCGCAGCAGGCGTCGCTGCATTCGTGGCCGTTTGCTTCATCCTAGGCCCATTTGTGCGTCCGTTGCTTTGGGCCTTCTTGATGGGCGCAGTGCTGTTTCCCTTTAAGCGTAAGTTGGCAGAGCTGCTAAACAATTGGTTCCAGCGTTTAGAAGAACGTGACTCGAATGTCTTGGTCTCAATTTGTCTGGCGCCGCTGGAGGCCACAGAGCATTGTGGTCGCATGTTGATCAATTGGCTGTGCCAGCACTGGCAACTTTTGCTTTCCGGCTGCGGCGTTGCTATATGCATTAAACTGCTGGTGCTGTACGCACCTAAGGGTTTTCTGCTGGCTCTCTGGCATTGGTTGACCTTCTCCCATGGTCTGTTCGTGCGCATCATTGGCTTCCTCAATCTATATTTG CTGCTTGTCTTAATTGTCATCTACTTGACATCGGTGCATTTCTTTTGGACGCCCGAGAAGAGCGCACATTTCGTCATCGCTGGCCAGTCCATGTGGGTGGCCATTGCTGGCTTTCTGTGCAGCTTCCTTGGCGCCTTGCAAGTGCCCGTCTTTCTTCTGGTCATGGCCTATGTTGTGGTCTCTACAATTTATCATCTGCAGACGAGCGATGAAATGGATTCGAGTACGTTGCTGGAACGCGTAAACAAGCTGTTCGACAAGCAGGACTTTGAGAAATCACTGAGCAACATTAGCATCTGTCGGCGAGCTGGTGGCGAGGCCACTTTGCAGTCGGATGTGGAAGACATTTCGCTGAGCGATACCATCGATTCCACAGACACTTTCGAAGCGGCCAAGCCAGCGGGCGAGGAAGAAACTCATCAGAGTGATACGTACTTTAAGCTATTGTTTTATGCTTGCCTTGGCACGTTTTTGTACCGAAACATTTGGATGTTTATATTGGCGGCAGTGCCGGTCTTTCTGCATCTGCTCTACACCGTGGGCAGCTACACGGGCATCACGCAGTTTGTGTGCAGCAAGATTAGCGAGGGATATCAAGGACTTAGA TCTTGGGCCTTGGAGCATCATTCGGCGGTGCTGCCTTTGTGTTTGCCTGGCGTGCTGGAGTTGAACTATAAGATCAATTGCATTGTGCGCGATTCGCTGAAGTCATCGGTAGAGTCGGTCACATCCATACTCATGATCATACTCATGTTGCTCATCATCATATTCCTGAGTGTTTTCTTTTGCGTCAACATCTATTCAGAGACCATTGAGGTGGCATATTTGGGCAAAGATCTAATTAACAAGACAATCACAGATCGTCCTGAGCTAATTGATATTCTGCCCGCCAATATACAAGCGTCCATCGATGATGCGCTCGACAATGCGCACCATTATGGACGACGTAAGATCGAGACCTATATCGATGATTGGCTAGCGGATGCGGACAAAGTGCATGCCACCAAGCTCAAGGAGCAAATCCTTGATGTCTGGGATCGTCTCATACAATACTGGATTGATTTTAATAAGGCAGGCACCTCGTATGGTCCTCGCGTACCCACGGACGCCTTGAAGAGCACCTTTGGCGAGATTGTCGATAATCCAG AGCTAGTTTTAGTGGCAAAACAGGGCATCATTGGCTGGGCTCAGAGCAATACGCAAACCATTCTGGAGGTCGCTGAATCTCTTTGGCACATCATACGTACGAATATCTCGGTGATCATGGGCGTCGCTGGCGAGATTCTCTCGCTGCTTCTGTCGGGCGGACAGGCGTGCATTGAATTCATACTGGACATG ATTGTTTTCTTTACTGCACTGTTCTATCTGCTGTCTAGCAGCCAGGAGAAATATGCTCCGCTGCAGATCACCAAATATATGGGCTACTCGACCTCGGGCATTAAGGTCGCCGATGCGCTGGAGAACTCCATTACCGTCGTGCTCATCTCCATGTTCAAATGCGCCACTTTTACGGGTCTCTTTACTTGGCTGGTGCACACGGTCTTTGGAGCACGCATTGTCTTTCTGCCCTCCGCTTTGGCTGCGATGCTGGCAGCTGCTCCTTTCTTGGGCAGCTACTGGTGTGCGGTGCCAGCGTTTCTGGAGCTGTGGCTGGCCCAGGATCGCTTCTATGCGGGCGTACTCCTGTTTCTACTCCAATTCTTTGTGCCATCCTCTTTTGAGACAGCCATCTATGCGGATCTGAAAGG TGGCGGTCATCCATATCTTAATGGTCTGGCCATTGCCGGTGGCATGTATTGGATTGGCTGGCAAGGTGCCATCTTTGGGCCACTCATGCTGTGCTTCTTCATTGGCCTCTTCGAGGTAGCCACTTTGGCGATGCGCAACAATCAGGAGCCCAG GCGCAGTTCGGACGAGGAGACGCGCACCAC ACGACAAACCGAAGTGATAAGCGAAGATATAAACGAAAAAGAAATCCACAAAAGTGTTGTTGACGCTCCGCTGAAACGAGACGAGGAAAAGAGCGTTGGAAAACCTGTTGTACTGAAAATCATAACCCACTTCTTGCATCCCTCGGAGGCAACAAAAACCagttga
- the LOC117574131 gene encoding transmembrane protein 245 isoform X5 gives MNRSDTIPIRRDRSFDSVLNRLLRMRSQNHESFRAAMYNFLIAAGVAAFVAVCFILGPFVRPLLWAFLMGAVLFPFKRKLAELLNNWFQRLEERDSNVLVSICLAPLEATEHCGRMLINWLCQHWQLLLSGCGVAICIKLLVLYAPKGFLLALWHWLTFSHGLFVRIIGFLNLYLLLVLIVIYLTSVHFFWTPEKSAHFVIAGQSMWVAIAGFLCSFLGALQVPVFLLVMAYVVVSTIYHLQTSDEMDSSTLLERVNKLFDKQDFEKSLSNISICRRAGGEATLQSDVEDISLSDTIDSTDTFEAAKPAGEEETHQSDTYFKLLFYACLGTFLYRNIWMFILAAVPVFLHLLYTVGSYTGITQFVCSKISEGYQGLRSWALEHHSAVLPLCLPGVLELNYKINCIVRDSLKSSVESVTSILMIILMLLIIIFLSVFFCVNIYSETIEVAYLGKDLINKTITDRPELIDILPANIQASIDDALDNAHHYGRRKIETYIDDWLADADKVHATKLKEQILDVWDRLIQYWIDFNKAGTSYGPRVPTDALKSTFGEIVDNPELVLVAKQGIIGWAQSNTQTILEVAESLWHIIRTNISVIMGVAGEILSLLLSGGQACIEFILDMIVFFTALFYLLSSSQEKYAPLQITKYMGYSTSGIKVADALENSITVVLISMFKCATFTGLFTWLVHTVFGARIVFLPSALAAMLAAAPFLGSYWCAVPAFLELWLAQDRFYAGVLLFLLQFFVPSSFETAIYADLKGGGHPYLNGLAIAGGMYWIGWQGAIFGPLMLCFFIGLFEVATLAMRNNQEPRRSSDEETRTT, from the exons ATGAACCGTTCAGATACGATACCCATACGACGAGATCGCTCCTTTGACAGCGTTCTCAATCGTTTGCTGCGAATGCGTTCCCAGAATCATGAGAGTTTTCGAGCTGCCATGTACAACTTTCTGATCGCAGCAGGCGTCGCTGCATTCGTGGCCGTTTGCTTCATCCTAGGCCCATTTGTGCGTCCGTTGCTTTGGGCCTTCTTGATGGGCGCAGTGCTGTTTCCCTTTAAGCGTAAGTTGGCAGAGCTGCTAAACAATTGGTTCCAGCGTTTAGAAGAACGTGACTCGAATGTCTTGGTCTCAATTTGTCTGGCGCCGCTGGAGGCCACAGAGCATTGTGGTCGCATGTTGATCAATTGGCTGTGCCAGCACTGGCAACTTTTGCTTTCCGGCTGCGGCGTTGCTATATGCATTAAACTGCTGGTGCTGTACGCACCTAAGGGTTTTCTGCTGGCTCTCTGGCATTGGTTGACCTTCTCCCATGGTCTGTTCGTGCGCATCATTGGCTTCCTCAATCTATATTTG CTGCTTGTCTTAATTGTCATCTACTTGACATCGGTGCATTTCTTTTGGACGCCCGAGAAGAGCGCACATTTCGTCATCGCTGGCCAGTCCATGTGGGTGGCCATTGCTGGCTTTCTGTGCAGCTTCCTTGGCGCCTTGCAAGTGCCCGTCTTTCTTCTGGTCATGGCCTATGTTGTGGTCTCTACAATTTATCATCTGCAGACGAGCGATGAAATGGATTCGAGTACGTTGCTGGAACGCGTAAACAAGCTGTTCGACAAGCAGGACTTTGAGAAATCACTGAGCAACATTAGCATCTGTCGGCGAGCTGGTGGCGAGGCCACTTTGCAGTCGGATGTGGAAGACATTTCGCTGAGCGATACCATCGATTCCACAGACACTTTCGAAGCGGCCAAGCCAGCGGGCGAGGAAGAAACTCATCAGAGTGATACGTACTTTAAGCTATTGTTTTATGCTTGCCTTGGCACGTTTTTGTACCGAAACATTTGGATGTTTATATTGGCGGCAGTGCCGGTCTTTCTGCATCTGCTCTACACCGTGGGCAGCTACACGGGCATCACGCAGTTTGTGTGCAGCAAGATTAGCGAGGGATATCAAGGACTTAGA TCTTGGGCCTTGGAGCATCATTCGGCGGTGCTGCCTTTGTGTTTGCCTGGCGTGCTGGAGTTGAACTATAAGATCAATTGCATTGTGCGCGATTCGCTGAAGTCATCGGTAGAGTCGGTCACATCCATACTCATGATCATACTCATGTTGCTCATCATCATATTCCTGAGTGTTTTCTTTTGCGTCAACATCTATTCAGAGACCATTGAGGTGGCATATTTGGGCAAAGATCTAATTAACAAGACAATCACAGATCGTCCTGAGCTAATTGATATTCTGCCCGCCAATATACAAGCGTCCATCGATGATGCGCTCGACAATGCGCACCATTATGGACGACGTAAGATCGAGACCTATATCGATGATTGGCTAGCGGATGCGGACAAAGTGCATGCCACCAAGCTCAAGGAGCAAATCCTTGATGTCTGGGATCGTCTCATACAATACTGGATTGATTTTAATAAGGCAGGCACCTCGTATGGTCCTCGCGTACCCACGGACGCCTTGAAGAGCACCTTTGGCGAGATTGTCGATAATCCAG AGCTAGTTTTAGTGGCAAAACAGGGCATCATTGGCTGGGCTCAGAGCAATACGCAAACCATTCTGGAGGTCGCTGAATCTCTTTGGCACATCATACGTACGAATATCTCGGTGATCATGGGCGTCGCTGGCGAGATTCTCTCGCTGCTTCTGTCGGGCGGACAGGCGTGCATTGAATTCATACTGGACATG ATTGTTTTCTTTACTGCACTGTTCTATCTGCTGTCTAGCAGCCAGGAGAAATATGCTCCGCTGCAGATCACCAAATATATGGGCTACTCGACCTCGGGCATTAAGGTCGCCGATGCGCTGGAGAACTCCATTACCGTCGTGCTCATCTCCATGTTCAAATGCGCCACTTTTACGGGTCTCTTTACTTGGCTGGTGCACACGGTCTTTGGAGCACGCATTGTCTTTCTGCCCTCCGCTTTGGCTGCGATGCTGGCAGCTGCTCCTTTCTTGGGCAGCTACTGGTGTGCGGTGCCAGCGTTTCTGGAGCTGTGGCTGGCCCAGGATCGCTTCTATGCGGGCGTACTCCTGTTTCTACTCCAATTCTTTGTGCCATCCTCTTTTGAGACAGCCATCTATGCGGATCTGAAAGG TGGCGGTCATCCATATCTTAATGGTCTGGCCATTGCCGGTGGCATGTATTGGATTGGCTGGCAAGGTGCCATCTTTGGGCCACTCATGCTGTGCTTCTTCATTGGCCTCTTCGAGGTAGCCACTTTGGCGATGCGCAACAATCAGGAGCCCAG GCGCAGTTCGGACGAGGAGACGCGCACCACGTGA